A stretch of Paenibacillus peoriae DNA encodes these proteins:
- a CDS encoding WG repeat-containing protein, translated as MLKKLGLAALILVTSLSVIGTGWAASSTTTIEVSKTALDYNIARPLSDGAFHDGLLAAETSAGNLVYYNTKGAKAFSLPAELKPVGDFHEQRAVVKNTKTNLYGYMNTKGTLVIPCQYTEANFFSEGKAKVTIADTKENAIIDRTGKILSHFKENVDSEYIFTDGLALAYAPNTGKIGFVNASGQLAIPYKYKYSRGFSDGLAIVQNSKELYGYINTAGKEVIPLQYKSGGDFSEGLAPVQNTKGKWGFINKQGKVVIPFKFTDAQNFSEGLASVKNAKNEIGFIDKNGTLVIKYQLKYDVTSPFKEGFALVGKQTQSSVSDGKFGYINRQGQLLTKLEYRAESSSFSNGYAVAFIKPGKAFIVSKHSVSK; from the coding sequence ATGTTAAAAAAGTTAGGATTAGCTGCATTGATTCTGGTTACTAGCCTCTCCGTTATTGGAACAGGCTGGGCCGCATCCAGCACAACAACCATTGAAGTTTCTAAAACTGCTCTGGATTACAACATTGCTCGCCCGCTGAGCGATGGTGCTTTTCATGATGGCTTATTGGCCGCTGAAACATCCGCTGGAAACCTTGTGTATTACAATACCAAAGGAGCAAAAGCTTTCTCACTTCCCGCCGAGCTTAAACCCGTTGGCGATTTTCATGAGCAGCGAGCCGTCGTCAAAAATACAAAAACCAATCTCTATGGGTACATGAACACCAAAGGAACACTAGTCATCCCTTGCCAATATACCGAAGCCAATTTCTTTTCAGAAGGAAAAGCCAAGGTCACCATAGCAGACACCAAAGAAAATGCAATTATAGATCGAACGGGAAAAATCCTTTCTCATTTTAAAGAAAATGTGGATTCAGAATATATATTTACGGACGGTCTGGCTCTTGCCTACGCCCCCAACACTGGCAAGATCGGTTTTGTGAATGCCTCTGGTCAACTAGCGATTCCTTATAAATACAAATACAGTCGTGGTTTCTCGGATGGCTTGGCTATTGTTCAAAATAGCAAAGAGCTCTACGGGTATATCAATACAGCAGGGAAAGAAGTCATTCCTCTTCAATATAAATCTGGCGGAGACTTCTCGGAGGGATTGGCCCCGGTGCAAAATACCAAGGGGAAATGGGGATTCATCAATAAACAGGGGAAAGTCGTGATTCCCTTTAAATTTACGGATGCTCAGAATTTTAGTGAAGGCCTGGCGAGTGTGAAAAATGCAAAAAACGAAATCGGATTTATTGATAAAAACGGAACGCTGGTCATTAAATATCAACTTAAATATGATGTTACCTCTCCGTTCAAAGAAGGCTTTGCTTTAGTCGGTAAACAAACACAATCATCCGTCTCAGACGGCAAATTTGGCTACATCAATCGTCAAGGGCAACTGCTGACTAAACTTGAGTACAGAGCGGAATCCTCCTCCTTCTCCAATGGCTATGCTGTTGCTTTTATCAAGCCAGGCAAAGCTTTCATTGTATCTAAACATTCCGTTTCAAAATAA
- a CDS encoding FtsX-like permease family protein, with amino-acid sequence MINSIIGLAFRFFRVNKFITSSSILSIMLTFTLIITMAVFSSNAQKSLEIQMSKLYGNMNLSVGYNPEQHKVINKSLLNQIISSKEIIQSSSVLINHLHVDGLDSSLYTLGVGNDPLVKSHYHFSRNIQGNEVIINQTLAQTLNLTEGKTLLLENKKFTIKEIIADSNSGGTTSAILIVPWGTLKKIEFQKTGILNEATYVLIQTAEKTDNYELANSIHRIDQELRIDIAEQDPFLQKNMKSLRFLIITISFLILLVTSLIIISNLQAFMYKYKHEFAVMRSFGAKSTDLFKIILLQSSLLNICGATLGYIVSLIFNTVSQQGLQKIFSESLATTQFNHGYALVTTLISMVFVECFMLIPAYRSTKILPLKIMQDNEQNEFTSKQGLSKAGKIFCITGIVVMIWAKVMMNGGDTQTLGIAVAIILTMVGLFLLFPVYLPQLLSFTLLPIRKSLGNYSFIAVKNTIPQIRKNTFIILIIAVTMVITIFGASLMKTIQNNEQSYLESQYPTNIVISNRAGKNLNENYKKLVKDIKQIPGVEGASTVSVANSASLIKNNKKTDFVYSFTDLNEMANQGLLPHITQTQENNIIITKKIAKEHNLNLHETMEINIYPDFKDATNTSTVFAKIAGIYDQLPGTFADAYVDWGEPNFLTNYTIVERVFISTVDPNPNKVVVSLEELKQKYAGLQVDTLTNSLEQSNKSFYQRWAIFITVIIVILLSVMLGVFSTLISNVYSKRKEFAILRNLSVTGKGIVQIILTQVVLYIVLGVCIGFIVGIALLYGLKFIDLTAIRVNYLAIISVTAVLLISSFIIFVPYGRHLSKRNLPKELAEKS; translated from the coding sequence ATGATAAATTCAATAATCGGTTTAGCATTTCGTTTTTTTCGTGTTAATAAATTTATCACGAGTTCATCCATACTGAGTATAATGTTAACGTTCACTTTGATCATAACAATGGCTGTGTTCTCTAGTAATGCTCAGAAATCTCTTGAAATCCAGATGAGCAAACTTTATGGCAATATGAACCTGTCAGTAGGATACAACCCTGAACAACATAAAGTAATAAATAAATCTCTTTTAAATCAAATCATTTCAAGTAAGGAGATTATTCAATCTTCAAGTGTTCTTATAAACCATTTACATGTAGATGGTTTAGATTCGTCATTATATACGTTAGGCGTCGGGAATGATCCCCTTGTTAAAAGCCATTACCATTTCAGTCGCAATATTCAAGGGAATGAAGTTATTATTAACCAGACACTGGCTCAAACTCTGAACCTGACTGAAGGGAAAACTTTATTATTAGAAAATAAAAAATTTACTATTAAGGAGATAATAGCTGATTCCAACTCAGGCGGAACAACTTCAGCCATATTAATTGTACCGTGGGGGACTTTGAAAAAAATAGAATTTCAAAAAACTGGGATTCTTAATGAAGCAACTTATGTACTTATTCAGACTGCTGAGAAAACCGATAACTATGAGCTTGCAAACTCTATTCATCGGATAGATCAGGAACTCCGAATTGACATTGCTGAACAGGATCCTTTTTTACAAAAAAATATGAAGTCTCTTAGATTTCTAATTATTACAATATCTTTTTTAATACTATTAGTCACTTCATTGATTATTATTTCCAATCTACAAGCTTTTATGTATAAGTACAAGCATGAGTTTGCTGTAATGAGGTCTTTTGGAGCCAAGTCCACCGATCTATTTAAAATAATATTATTACAAAGCAGTTTACTCAATATATGCGGCGCGACTTTGGGTTATATCGTCTCTCTAATTTTTAACACGGTCTCCCAACAAGGGTTACAAAAAATATTTTCCGAATCACTTGCAACTACTCAATTTAATCATGGGTACGCTTTAGTAACTACACTGATTAGCATGGTATTTGTAGAATGTTTTATGCTGATTCCAGCTTACCGGAGTACAAAAATCTTACCTTTGAAAATTATGCAGGATAATGAACAAAATGAGTTCACTTCTAAACAAGGATTAAGTAAAGCAGGGAAAATATTCTGTATTACCGGGATTGTTGTGATGATATGGGCAAAGGTCATGATGAATGGTGGGGACACGCAGACATTAGGCATAGCAGTAGCTATTATACTTACTATGGTCGGTTTGTTTCTCTTATTCCCTGTCTATCTTCCTCAATTGCTCTCTTTTACCCTGTTGCCCATCCGAAAATCTCTAGGTAACTATTCTTTTATTGCTGTTAAAAATACAATACCTCAAATCAGAAAAAATACATTTATTATACTTATCATTGCAGTTACAATGGTCATTACTATTTTTGGCGCTTCACTAATGAAGACCATTCAGAATAATGAGCAATCTTATCTTGAGTCACAATATCCAACCAATATAGTTATATCCAATCGAGCAGGAAAAAACCTGAATGAGAATTACAAGAAATTAGTGAAAGATATAAAACAGATTCCTGGCGTGGAGGGAGCAAGTACTGTAAGTGTAGCTAACTCAGCCAGTCTTATAAAAAATAATAAAAAGACCGATTTTGTTTATAGTTTTACAGATTTAAATGAAATGGCGAATCAGGGGTTATTACCTCATATTACACAGACTCAGGAGAATAATATCATCATTACAAAAAAAATAGCGAAAGAACATAATTTAAACCTTCATGAGACAATGGAAATCAATATATATCCAGATTTTAAAGATGCCACCAATACATCTACAGTTTTCGCGAAGATTGCGGGCATTTATGATCAGTTGCCAGGGACTTTTGCAGATGCCTATGTAGATTGGGGAGAACCGAACTTTTTAACCAATTACACTATAGTAGAACGAGTATTTATTTCTACAGTAGATCCTAATCCCAATAAAGTGGTAGTCTCTTTGGAAGAATTGAAGCAAAAGTATGCGGGGCTCCAAGTTGACACGCTGACGAACTCTTTAGAACAATCTAACAAATCCTTTTATCAAAGATGGGCTATTTTTATCACTGTAATAATTGTTATTTTACTTAGTGTTATGCTAGGAGTATTCAGCACTCTTATTAGCAATGTGTACTCTAAAAGAAAAGAATTCGCAATTTTGAGAAATTTATCAGTAACAGGTAAAGGAATAGTCCAAATTATATTAACACAAGTTGTATTATATATTGTTCTAGGGGTGTGTATAGGTTTTATCGTAGGAATAGCACTTTTATATGGTTTGAAATTTATTGACTTAACGGCGATCCGTGTTAATTACCTTGCAATAATTTCAGTAACAGCAGTTTTATTAATATCGAGTTTTATTATATTTGTTCCTTATGGAAGGCATTTAAGCAAAAGGAATTTACCTAAAGAGCTCGCCGAGAAGTCCTAA
- a CDS encoding ABC transporter ATP-binding protein, with translation MFILNEPVLSVKHLSKAYSSLQSKVIALNNVTFDLRQNEMLAVMGTSGSGKSTLLNILGAMDAPDEGEILLNGVIQKNIFTEPYATLYRSNKIGFIFQSFHLLKDLSVEENIALPLILKGKNDSYIKALVEEILTKIGLLQWRKHRPTQLSGGQQQRVAIGRAIIMSPPILLADEPTGNLDFNTSNDILNILVDMKKSMNQSMIIVTHDANIASYADRVLFFHDGQIIDTHKKEEEQQNLDQILYKFKNILEKTL, from the coding sequence ATGTTTATATTGAATGAACCTGTTTTATCTGTTAAACATTTGTCCAAGGCTTATTCAAGTTTACAAAGTAAAGTTATTGCCTTGAATAATGTGACATTTGATCTCCGACAAAATGAGATGCTAGCGGTAATGGGCACAAGCGGTTCAGGGAAAAGTACTTTGCTTAATATATTGGGAGCTATGGATGCCCCAGATGAAGGAGAGATTTTATTAAATGGTGTGATACAGAAGAATATTTTTACAGAGCCTTATGCTACATTATACCGTAGTAATAAAATAGGTTTTATCTTTCAATCATTTCATTTATTAAAGGATTTGTCTGTAGAGGAAAATATTGCGTTACCTTTGATCCTAAAAGGTAAAAACGATTCATATATTAAAGCTCTTGTTGAAGAAATACTAACTAAGATTGGGCTTCTTCAATGGCGTAAACACCGGCCTACGCAGTTATCCGGGGGCCAACAACAACGTGTAGCTATCGGAAGAGCAATTATTATGTCGCCTCCTATTTTACTGGCAGATGAGCCAACAGGAAATCTGGATTTTAATACATCAAATGATATCTTGAATATACTAGTAGATATGAAAAAAAGTATGAATCAGAGTATGATTATCGTTACACATGATGCTAACATTGCTTCTTACGCAGATCGTGTGCTGTTTTTTCATGATGGACAAATTATTGACACTCATAAGAAAGAAGAAGAACAACAAAATCTGGATCAAATTTTGTATAAATTCAAAAATATTTTGGAGAAAACATTATGA
- a CDS encoding ABC transporter ATP-binding protein, giving the protein MSLKTFFKSQIYFIRLIYKENPFSCITFILSTLLISIFPPALVILNKKTIDSISLIGTNDLMFLNAIKFATLLFLLQYISAILNSFSNYIFAKISESVKFVLKRLLFKKIVDIPFDQFENSKFYDDINLADISITTNGVKVIQNFINIIGGLLSLFGVLGILLTIHWTMPLALFISTLPSIVIIIMTKSKGYKNNSSTASISREVGFTSGLFINRNSIKEIKVYVIGDFLIKKWERLYKVIQKNTLNLAFWEFKNNILAIFILQASSLGVSLLLINQINKNMLSIGDYVALLAAVTSVQSIFGLIGGNIGSIYETAIYNTSLLRVLSLNTERIYIQETQEYEENNLERFEKLNVKNLTFFYPTSKEAALKNISFKAVEGEKISIVGYNGSGKSTLSNCILGLYNVNEGSVEINGINITQISKVKLYRIVSAIFQDYTKYKYTLRENLSFGDLSKLDDDPYLFSVLEKVNLREKVMKLDNKLDSFLTKEIQEGIELSGGEWQKIALARGLITDADLIILDEPTSALDPISELQVFEIFHKLAKNKTTITISHRLGPTKFADRIIVMNKGEIEEEGSYEQLMEKRGLYYEMYMTQAKFYNSEGNVYIE; this is encoded by the coding sequence TTGTCACTTAAAACATTTTTCAAAAGTCAAATTTACTTTATTCGATTAATTTATAAAGAAAACCCATTTAGTTGCATCACTTTCATTTTATCTACATTACTTATATCAATTTTTCCCCCTGCATTAGTTATACTTAACAAAAAAACAATTGACTCTATAAGTCTTATTGGTACAAATGATTTAATGTTTCTGAATGCAATTAAATTTGCAACTTTGTTGTTTTTGTTGCAATATATTTCTGCGATTTTAAACTCTTTCTCAAATTATATCTTTGCTAAGATATCTGAGAGTGTCAAATTTGTTTTAAAAAGATTACTTTTTAAAAAAATAGTAGATATACCATTTGATCAATTTGAAAATAGTAAATTTTATGATGATATAAATTTAGCGGATATTTCTATTACGACTAATGGAGTTAAGGTAATACAAAATTTTATTAATATAATAGGTGGCTTACTATCTTTATTTGGAGTATTGGGAATATTACTTACAATACATTGGACAATGCCTTTAGCTTTGTTTATATCGACGCTCCCGAGCATAGTAATTATAATTATGACTAAATCAAAAGGATATAAAAATAATAGCTCAACTGCTTCGATCTCACGAGAAGTAGGCTTTACCTCTGGTTTATTTATAAATAGAAATTCGATAAAAGAAATTAAAGTATACGTTATTGGTGATTTTTTGATAAAAAAATGGGAGCGATTATATAAGGTTATACAAAAGAATACCTTAAATTTAGCGTTTTGGGAATTCAAAAATAACATCTTGGCAATTTTTATTTTGCAAGCATCTAGTTTAGGAGTTTCATTACTCCTTATTAATCAAATTAATAAAAATATGCTATCAATTGGGGATTATGTGGCTCTGCTAGCGGCAGTTACATCAGTTCAGAGTATATTTGGATTAATAGGTGGAAATATTGGCTCTATTTATGAGACTGCAATTTATAATACTTCGCTGTTAAGAGTATTGAGTTTGAATACAGAAAGAATTTATATACAAGAAACTCAAGAATATGAAGAGAATAATCTAGAGAGATTTGAAAAGTTAAATGTTAAAAACTTAACATTTTTTTATCCAACTTCAAAAGAAGCCGCTCTTAAAAATATTTCTTTTAAAGCAGTAGAGGGAGAGAAAATATCAATTGTCGGATATAATGGTTCGGGAAAAAGTACATTATCGAATTGTATTTTAGGTTTGTATAATGTTAATGAAGGATCTGTAGAAATAAACGGAATAAATATAACACAAATAAGTAAAGTAAAGCTATATAGAATAGTTTCAGCTATTTTTCAGGATTATACTAAATATAAATATACACTAAGAGAAAATTTATCCTTTGGTGATTTATCAAAATTAGATGATGATCCATATTTATTTAGTGTTTTGGAAAAGGTTAATTTAAGAGAAAAGGTAATGAAACTAGATAATAAACTAGATTCGTTTTTAACAAAAGAAATTCAAGAAGGAATTGAATTGTCTGGTGGAGAGTGGCAAAAAATTGCGTTAGCAAGGGGACTTATAACTGATGCAGATCTTATTATACTTGATGAGCCTACCTCAGCATTAGATCCAATAAGTGAACTGCAAGTGTTCGAAATATTTCACAAATTAGCTAAAAATAAAACAACTATTACAATTTCACATAGGCTGGGTCCTACTAAATTTGCTGATCGTATCATCGTTATGAACAAAGGGGAGATTGAAGAAGAAGGATCTTATGAACAATTAATGGAAAAAAGAGGGTTATATTACGAAATGTATATGACACAGGCTAAATTCTATAACAGTGAAGGGAATGTTTATATTGAATGA
- a CDS encoding TlpA family protein disulfide reductase yields MVFENEIILALLIIISIITLMLLIIIQKIKNNKVVKHGIELGEEIPGINMHKTNGQSINIRDEIKLGKIKVLFFLNADCKECNKILKILNLFKPLKSLKIVVNKSNEEIVRMPKYLYEDNTFFVDAQTLSRTLKINAFPFFVVSDIHGKVIDKGYLSESNLTKYIAKYELI; encoded by the coding sequence GTGGTTTTTGAAAATGAAATAATATTGGCTCTTTTGATTATTATTAGCATAATAACTCTTATGTTACTAATCATAATACAGAAAATAAAGAATAACAAGGTGGTTAAACATGGCATTGAGCTCGGGGAGGAAATACCTGGAATAAATATGCATAAAACTAATGGTCAAAGTATAAATATTCGTGATGAGATCAAGCTTGGGAAAATAAAAGTATTATTTTTTCTAAATGCTGATTGCAAGGAATGTAATAAAATTCTAAAGATACTGAATTTATTTAAACCATTAAAATCGTTAAAGATTGTTGTGAATAAATCCAATGAAGAAATCGTGAGAATGCCTAAATATCTTTATGAAGATAATACTTTTTTTGTAGATGCGCAGACATTATCAAGAACCTTGAAAATTAACGCATTTCCATTTTTTGTGGTAAGTGACATTCATGGAAAAGTTATTGATAAAGGGTATCTATCAGAAAGCAACCTTACTAAATACATTGCTAAATATGAATTAATATGA
- a CDS encoding MauE/DoxX family redox-associated membrane protein produces the protein MLIISLIFRVGVGIVLLISGLSKLFSVVETTNDLKKFNFLPIKYLGFIALLIPIVEIVLSIFLIIKGNELIILTGCMAVFLCFMYTHISAMISNDNTNCSCFGKLIKSRHGFGGVLQANLLLISLIPSIIYKSNNLNFFFETNGQLEICIVIFISLLWGTNMILIRRVLDEF, from the coding sequence ATGTTAATTATTTCGTTGATTTTCCGTGTGGGAGTTGGAATCGTTTTACTGATATCTGGGTTATCCAAATTGTTTTCTGTTGTAGAGACAACAAATGATTTAAAAAAATTTAATTTCTTACCGATAAAATATCTTGGTTTTATAGCTTTATTAATTCCAATCGTTGAAATAGTACTTTCTATTTTCCTTATTATAAAAGGGAATGAGTTAATAATATTAACGGGTTGTATGGCTGTTTTTTTGTGTTTTATGTACACACATATTAGTGCAATGATAAGTAACGACAATACAAATTGCTCTTGTTTTGGTAAATTAATAAAATCTAGGCATGGATTTGGGGGGGTATTGCAAGCTAATTTACTGCTAATTAGTCTTATACCGAGCATTATATACAAAAGCAACAACCTAAACTTTTTTTTTGAAACGAACGGGCAGTTAGAAATTTGTATAGTTATTTTTATATCTTTATTATGGGGCACTAATATGATTCTCATTAGAAGGGTATTAGACGAATTTTGA
- a CDS encoding MauE/DoxX family redox-associated membrane protein, protein MYIMIKIVFFLIGLFYLKISISKVKKVYFFYRALNEYKFIQNEKILSLITPFLIVLELFVSLYFIFGIYSLREILLCVSLQFLYIFLNLRSLKNFNYDNCGCFPLQVPKKGSLKIIFFNISFLFFIIILFGVKVRLL, encoded by the coding sequence ATGTACATCATGATTAAAATTGTTTTTTTCTTGATTGGATTATTTTATCTTAAAATTAGCATCAGTAAAGTCAAAAAAGTATATTTTTTTTATAGGGCTTTGAATGAATACAAATTTATTCAAAACGAAAAAATTTTATCATTAATTACGCCGTTTTTAATTGTTTTAGAGTTATTTGTATCTTTATATTTTATTTTTGGGATATATTCTTTAAGAGAGATACTCCTTTGTGTTAGCTTGCAATTTTTATATATATTTCTTAATCTCAGATCTTTAAAGAATTTTAATTATGATAACTGCGGTTGCTTTCCGTTACAAGTTCCTAAGAAAGGTTCTTTGAAAATTATTTTTTTTAACATCAGCTTTCTCTTTTTTATAATAATTTTATTTGGAGTAAAGGTGCGTCTATTATAA
- a CDS encoding asparagine synthase-related protein, which yields MQWFIARMFFSESDYNEIDIKKEIEEEFGIEVKHSSFKWEDGEFLWAGSKEDELSFIKCGDLLIVGDIELHNKIDLVHKYQLRSSISVLNLISILYRANGIDFVKELVGEFSFIIYDTGSRIGYAIRDHLGVKTLFWIKGKDGYILANDMFLLKRFFNVQNININYFFDFVKYDGIVDGEITPYVEVHRVSSGCYIRFNNDFSEKKLYWDLSDLNDEVEFKNVDDYIDEFKSIFFKAVESRLQTSSENTIMLSGGLDSTSIYAASKIICSDKNNKNRMISSVSAVFDELKECDESSFICKLLDKYNDKGNFKRFDSQLMYNNFPRGIPFSYEPHTSALTFEFTFILVNEAAKAGSRNVLTGYAGDQLLTGSLYVTRDLLRRGEIKRVLNYITNYSVATNTSAFNNFLDYTIFPKKLTNQIGFEKSKKIKYSHQKYLYLQMNNSKAHLFMDRTIGGLTGVNLMHPFLDRRLVEFIYRIPGEFTFSLYQNKFILRRALRDLLTEDIANRLNKTTHLAYTYKSIRENWGDIYQSLCQPKMITELDLVTEVKWQEMLTEWRNGKAVSDNFWVLLTIELWKTLYDYKFSN from the coding sequence TTGCAATGGTTCATAGCTCGTATGTTTTTCTCTGAGAGCGACTATAATGAAATTGATATAAAAAAAGAGATTGAAGAGGAATTTGGCATTGAAGTTAAACATAGTAGTTTTAAATGGGAAGATGGTGAATTTTTATGGGCAGGTAGTAAAGAAGATGAACTAAGCTTCATAAAGTGCGGAGATTTACTTATCGTAGGGGATATAGAATTGCATAATAAAATAGATTTGGTTCATAAATACCAGCTGAGAAGTTCTATATCCGTTTTGAATTTAATCAGCATATTGTATAGAGCTAATGGTATAGACTTTGTTAAGGAGTTAGTTGGAGAATTTTCTTTTATTATATATGATACAGGTTCAAGAATAGGATATGCTATTAGAGACCATTTGGGTGTGAAGACTCTTTTTTGGATAAAAGGTAAAGATGGTTATATCTTAGCGAATGATATGTTTCTGTTAAAAAGATTTTTTAACGTCCAAAATATTAACATAAATTACTTTTTTGATTTTGTGAAATATGATGGGATTGTAGACGGTGAGATTACCCCATATGTAGAAGTGCATCGAGTTTCTAGCGGATGCTACATAAGGTTTAATAATGATTTTAGTGAGAAAAAGCTTTATTGGGACTTATCAGATCTGAATGATGAGGTGGAGTTTAAAAATGTAGATGATTATATAGATGAGTTTAAAAGTATTTTTTTTAAAGCTGTAGAATCGAGGTTACAAACCAGCAGTGAGAATACAATTATGCTAAGTGGTGGATTAGATTCTACTTCTATTTATGCAGCTTCAAAAATTATTTGTAGTGATAAAAACAACAAAAATAGGATGATATCGTCTGTGAGCGCTGTTTTCGATGAACTTAAAGAATGTGATGAGAGTTCATTTATATGTAAGTTACTTGACAAATATAATGATAAAGGGAATTTTAAAAGATTTGATAGTCAATTAATGTACAATAACTTTCCTAGAGGTATTCCTTTCTCTTATGAGCCACATACGAGTGCTCTAACATTTGAATTTACTTTTATTTTGGTAAATGAAGCTGCTAAAGCAGGAAGCAGAAATGTATTAACTGGTTATGCAGGAGACCAATTACTAACAGGTTCATTGTATGTAACGAGAGACTTGTTGAGAAGGGGGGAAATTAAACGAGTGTTAAATTATATTACTAATTATTCTGTTGCTACGAATACATCTGCATTTAATAATTTTTTGGACTACACAATTTTTCCGAAAAAATTAACAAATCAAATAGGTTTTGAAAAAAGTAAAAAAATAAAATATTCTCATCAGAAATATTTATATCTTCAAATGAACAATTCAAAAGCACATTTATTTATGGATCGAACTATAGGAGGACTAACAGGAGTGAATCTCATGCATCCTTTTTTAGATAGGAGGTTGGTTGAATTTATTTATAGGATTCCTGGAGAATTTACTTTTTCTCTTTATCAGAACAAATTTATTCTAAGAAGAGCATTGAGAGACTTGCTTACAGAAGACATAGCCAACAGATTAAATAAAACAACACACCTAGCCTATACTTATAAAAGCATTAGAGAAAATTGGGGTGATATATATCAAAGTTTATGTCAACCAAAGATGATAACAGAGTTAGATCTAGTAACGGAAGTTAAATGGCAAGAAATGCTGACAGAATGGAGAAATGGGAAAGCAGTTTCTGACAATTTCTGGGTTTTGTTAACAATTGAACTGTGGAAAACTCTTTATGATTATAAGTTCAGTAATTAG
- a CDS encoding lasso peptide biosynthesis B2 protein, which translates to MFFQFSFLLLFFDLKLRRKGFNKIFIEYSKKYSFYKEINLKEAELKDKIDRINLEFDILDIVCAWYPRKADCIHKTFLGYRRLRKKYGIEVDMVVGVRKFPLEAHAWLIRKNHNILDSEFETNKYKIVLSSLEYRKG; encoded by the coding sequence TTGTTTTTTCAGTTCTCATTTTTACTTTTGTTTTTCGATTTGAAACTACGTAGGAAAGGTTTTAACAAGATTTTTATTGAATACTCAAAAAAATATTCTTTCTATAAAGAAATAAACTTAAAAGAAGCTGAATTAAAGGATAAAATTGACAGAATTAATTTAGAATTTGATATACTTGATATTGTTTGTGCTTGGTATCCTCGAAAAGCGGATTGTATACATAAGACTTTTCTAGGATATAGAAGACTTAGAAAAAAATATGGGATTGAAGTTGATATGGTGGTTGGAGTAAGAAAGTTCCCATTAGAGGCCCATGCTTGGTTAATAAGAAAAAATCATAATATATTAGACAGTGAATTTGAAACAAATAAGTACAAAATAGTTTTAAGCTCTTTAGAATATAGAAAAGGGTGA
- a CDS encoding PqqD family protein: MSIIKNKNLIIYEEEGDILLIDMINNKFYALDYISSLFWKKITNNIDKKDIIESICTQFEVKPEEVESDLNTFLLRLRELGVM; the protein is encoded by the coding sequence TTGTCAATCATAAAAAATAAAAATTTAATTATTTATGAAGAAGAAGGGGATATTTTATTAATAGATATGATAAATAATAAGTTTTATGCATTAGACTATATATCTTCATTATTTTGGAAAAAGATCACTAATAACATCGATAAAAAGGATATAATTGAGAGTATTTGTACGCAATTTGAGGTAAAACCAGAAGAAGTTGAGAGCGATTTAAACACTTTTTTATTAAGGTTAAGGGAGTTAGGAGTGATGTAG